The Ketobacter sp. MCCC 1A13808 genome includes a window with the following:
- the trpA gene encoding tryptophan synthase subunit alpha: protein MSRIKACLQNLKQQNKKALIPFITAGDPNLKATVPLMLQLVESGADIIELGVPFSDPMADGPVIQLADERALEQGTTITHVLEMVAEFRASNQTTPVVLMGYLNPIEVTGYETFAEAAAAAGVDGLITVDLPVEAAAGPVEIFDKAGIESIFLIAPTTSDKRIAKIAAMGRGYLYYVSLKGVTGAGNLDVDAVNQKLETIRKITDLPIAVGFGIKDAETARSIGRNADGVVVGSALVNLIANNQNDAQTMLTQVGGFIQSLRSGLDQ, encoded by the coding sequence ATGAGCCGTATCAAGGCTTGCCTTCAGAATTTGAAGCAACAGAATAAAAAAGCACTGATTCCGTTTATTACCGCCGGTGATCCTAATTTGAAAGCCACTGTTCCGCTGATGCTTCAATTAGTGGAGAGCGGCGCAGATATAATTGAGCTGGGCGTTCCGTTTTCTGATCCGATGGCCGATGGCCCCGTGATCCAGTTAGCGGATGAGCGGGCGTTAGAGCAGGGCACAACAATCACGCATGTGCTGGAAATGGTAGCCGAGTTCCGAGCCAGCAACCAGACCACGCCCGTTGTGCTGATGGGGTATCTCAACCCGATTGAAGTCACAGGTTACGAAACCTTCGCGGAGGCAGCAGCAGCAGCAGGTGTGGACGGTCTTATTACCGTGGATCTGCCTGTGGAAGCCGCTGCCGGTCCGGTGGAGATCTTCGACAAAGCCGGAATTGAAAGTATATTTCTGATTGCCCCGACGACCAGTGACAAACGTATTGCCAAGATCGCCGCGATGGGGCGGGGCTACTTATATTACGTTTCCTTGAAAGGGGTAACCGGTGCCGGAAACCTGGATGTGGACGCGGTTAATCAGAAACTGGAAACAATTCGTAAAATAACCGATTTGCCCATTGCGGTCGGCTTTGGTATCAAGGATGCAGAAACGGCTAGATCAATCGGTCGCAATGCAGACGGAGTCGTTGTGGGGAGTGCTTTGGTAAACCTGATTGCCAATAACCAAAACGATGCTCAAACCATGCTGACGCAAGTGGGCGGGTTTATACAATCCTTACGCAGTGGCCTCGATCAATAA
- the accD gene encoding acetyl-CoA carboxylase, carboxyltransferase subunit beta, translated as MSNSWLGKILPSVGRSTHKKSDIPEGLWRKCAKCGAFLYRPELEKNLDVCPKCDHHMRVNARRRIDLFLDPEGREELAADLEPFDRLKFKDSKRYKDRLVAAQKSTGEKDALVAFKGVVNEYPVVAVAFEFEFMGGSMGSIVGEKFVRAVNVAIENRCPLVCFSASGGARMQEALFSLMQMAKTSAALEKLKEQRLPFFSVLTDPVYGGVSASLAMLGDINLAEPNALIGFAGPRVIEQTVRQKLPEGFQRSEFLLEHGAIDIIVHRNELKDTLHRLMSKLLPVSSNAE; from the coding sequence ATGAGTAATAGCTGGTTAGGAAAAATTCTACCCAGTGTCGGGAGAAGCACGCACAAGAAGAGCGACATCCCGGAGGGGTTGTGGCGCAAATGCGCTAAGTGTGGCGCATTCTTGTATCGACCGGAGTTGGAAAAGAACCTGGATGTATGTCCCAAGTGTGATCATCACATGAGGGTAAATGCCCGCCGTCGCATTGATTTGTTCCTTGATCCGGAGGGCCGTGAAGAGCTGGCCGCGGACTTGGAGCCGTTTGATCGACTTAAGTTTAAAGACAGCAAACGCTATAAGGATCGCTTGGTTGCGGCTCAGAAATCCACGGGCGAGAAAGACGCACTGGTGGCTTTTAAAGGTGTCGTTAACGAATATCCCGTAGTGGCAGTTGCATTTGAGTTCGAATTTATGGGCGGGTCCATGGGCTCGATCGTAGGTGAGAAATTCGTTCGGGCAGTGAATGTTGCCATTGAGAATCGCTGTCCTCTGGTGTGTTTCTCTGCCAGTGGTGGTGCGCGTATGCAAGAAGCTTTGTTTTCGTTGATGCAGATGGCGAAAACCAGTGCTGCACTGGAGAAACTGAAAGAGCAGCGGTTGCCTTTCTTTTCCGTGTTGACGGATCCCGTTTATGGTGGCGTTTCTGCCAGTTTGGCCATGTTGGGCGACATTAATTTGGCAGAGCCCAATGCATTAATTGGATTCGCCGGACCAAGGGTCATTGAGCAAACCGTACGGCAAAAATTGCCGGAAGGATTCCAGCGCAGCGAATTTCTGCTGGAACATGGAGCTATCGACATTATTGTGCACAGGAACGAGCTGAAAGATACGCTACATCGTTTAATGAGTAAGTTATTACCGGTGAGCAGTAACGCTGAATGA
- a CDS encoding MoxR family ATPase — MSQSVPLLIAALGNVLLGKEEQVKLALACLLAKGHLLVEDLPGMGKTTLSYALARVMGLQYQRVQFTSDLLPADIIGTSIFNQSTADFEFRPGPVFSEVLLADEINRATPKTQGALLESMEERQVTIDGHTYPLPSPFFVIATQNPATQAGTFPLPESQLDRFLMCISLGYPDPEVERKLLKGYNPRQDMATLKPAITKEELAHLQQQCQKVFVSDALLDYVQRVLAYSRESNHFNFGLSPRAGMAIIQSAKSYAFVCGREHVIPEDVQAVLPSVAEHRLAGSQDITGHEGIRLVDELLKHVDVLAIP; from the coding sequence GTGTCCCAATCCGTACCTCTACTAATTGCCGCGCTTGGTAACGTATTACTGGGCAAAGAAGAACAGGTCAAATTAGCCTTGGCTTGTTTATTAGCAAAAGGACATTTACTGGTCGAAGATTTACCCGGCATGGGTAAAACCACCTTGTCGTACGCATTGGCCCGAGTGATGGGATTGCAATACCAACGGGTGCAATTTACCAGTGATCTGCTGCCAGCAGATATTATCGGCACTTCAATCTTTAACCAATCCACTGCTGATTTTGAATTTCGTCCAGGTCCCGTCTTTAGTGAGGTGCTGCTGGCGGATGAAATTAATCGTGCCACGCCGAAAACTCAAGGCGCACTGCTGGAATCCATGGAGGAAAGACAGGTCACAATAGATGGCCATACCTATCCGCTACCCAGCCCGTTTTTCGTGATCGCCACCCAAAACCCTGCTACTCAGGCAGGTACGTTTCCATTACCCGAATCGCAGCTCGATCGCTTTTTAATGTGTATCAGTCTTGGTTATCCTGATCCCGAAGTAGAGCGCAAACTGTTAAAGGGTTATAACCCTCGCCAGGACATGGCCACACTCAAACCGGCGATCACCAAAGAAGAACTGGCGCATCTACAGCAGCAATGCCAGAAAGTATTTGTTTCGGATGCACTGCTGGATTACGTACAGCGGGTACTGGCGTATTCTCGTGAGTCCAATCACTTCAATTTCGGATTGTCGCCCCGCGCCGGTATGGCGATTATTCAGAGTGCCAAGTCCTATGCTTTTGTCTGTGGTCGCGAGCATGTTATCCCTGAAGATGTGCAAGCTGTTCTGCCTTCGGTAGCGGAACACCGACTGGCCGGTTCACAGGACATTACCGGACACGAAGGCATACGATTAGTGGACGAACTGCTGAAGCATGTCGACGTTCTCGCTATACCGTAA
- the trpB gene encoding tryptophan synthase subunit beta translates to MSQTERDILNTPDAEGKFGPYGGRFVSETLMYALDELEQIYNKLSKDPDFQAAFDKDLAHYVGRPSPLYHAERWSQRVGGAQIYLKREDLNHTGAHKVNNTIGQALLAKYTGKRRVIAETGAGQHGVATATVAARLGLECEVFMGAEDIQRQSLNVYRMKLLGAKVTAVTSGTKTLKDAMNEAMRDWVTNVDDTFYIIGTVAGPHPYPQLVRDFQCVIGREARVQCQAQAGKLPDALVACVGGGSNAIGLFHPFLADESVQMYGVEAGGLGLASGDHAAPLCAGRPGVLHGNRTYLMEDDAGQILPTHSVSAGLDYPGVGPEHAWLKDCGRVKYVAINDDEALAAFRSLTRIEGIMPALESSHAVAYAEKLAATMSTDEIVIVNLSGRGDKDILTVAELDGITL, encoded by the coding sequence GTGTCTCAAACTGAGCGTGATATTCTTAATACGCCGGATGCGGAAGGCAAATTCGGCCCCTATGGCGGCCGCTTCGTATCTGAAACTTTAATGTACGCCCTGGATGAACTGGAACAGATCTATAACAAGCTGTCCAAAGATCCAGATTTTCAGGCTGCGTTTGATAAAGATCTGGCTCATTATGTGGGCCGACCTTCGCCTTTATATCATGCCGAGCGATGGTCGCAACGGGTGGGTGGAGCGCAAATCTATCTCAAACGTGAAGACTTGAATCACACCGGTGCCCATAAAGTGAATAACACCATTGGCCAAGCGCTTCTGGCCAAGTACACGGGCAAACGACGGGTTATTGCTGAAACCGGCGCAGGTCAACACGGGGTAGCAACTGCGACAGTTGCAGCACGTTTAGGGCTGGAGTGTGAAGTATTCATGGGCGCTGAAGATATTCAGCGTCAATCACTTAACGTATACCGCATGAAGCTGCTGGGTGCGAAGGTGACCGCCGTTACTTCGGGAACCAAAACCCTGAAGGACGCCATGAACGAAGCCATGCGTGATTGGGTTACCAATGTAGACGACACCTTTTATATTATCGGTACGGTAGCAGGTCCCCACCCCTATCCGCAGCTGGTTCGAGATTTTCAATGCGTGATTGGCCGTGAAGCCAGAGTTCAATGCCAGGCCCAGGCTGGGAAATTGCCCGACGCGCTGGTCGCTTGTGTGGGCGGTGGTTCTAATGCCATCGGTTTGTTTCACCCTTTTCTGGCGGATGAGAGTGTGCAAATGTACGGCGTCGAAGCAGGCGGGCTGGGTTTGGCCAGCGGTGATCACGCCGCTCCCTTATGTGCCGGTCGCCCGGGGGTATTGCATGGCAACCGGACTTATCTGATGGAAGACGACGCGGGTCAGATTTTGCCGACGCACTCCGTTTCTGCCGGTTTGGATTATCCTGGTGTGGGCCCTGAACATGCCTGGTTAAAAGATTGCGGTCGGGTCAAATATGTAGCCATTAATGACGACGAAGCGCTGGCCGCGTTCCGCAGTCTGACCCGGATTGAGGGGATTATGCCTGCCTTGGAATCCAGCCATGCCGTAGCCTATGCCGAAAAGCTGGCGGCAACAATGTCAACCGATGAGATTGTCATAGTGAACCTGTCAGGACGAGGCGATAAAGACATTCTTACAGTCGCAGAACTCGACGGGATTACCTTGTGA
- a CDS encoding phosphoribosylanthranilate isomerase, with protein MVRTRVKICGITNLDDALAAAQAGADAIGLVFYPQSPRNVSIEQARQIVTALPAFTSSVGLFVNAEPSFISSVLQQVPLDLLQFHGDEPEPECSGYGRPYIKAIRMQEGVDLVHLCQTFGSSRGILLDTFVAGKAGGTGQVFDWSRVPPQLPKPIILAGGLDPSNIAKAVTNVRPWAVDVSGGVELVVGQGKEQIIKKGKKDAERIRSFIEGVNSVSN; from the coding sequence ATTGTGCGCACCCGAGTTAAAATTTGTGGAATTACTAATCTGGACGATGCTCTGGCCGCCGCGCAGGCGGGTGCCGACGCCATTGGCCTGGTTTTCTACCCGCAAAGCCCCCGCAATGTCTCTATTGAGCAGGCTCGCCAGATTGTCACTGCGCTGCCTGCTTTCACCAGCTCAGTGGGTCTGTTCGTCAACGCAGAGCCGTCATTCATAAGCAGCGTCTTGCAGCAGGTACCGCTGGATTTACTGCAGTTTCATGGCGATGAGCCGGAGCCCGAATGCAGCGGATATGGGCGTCCTTATATCAAGGCCATTCGCATGCAGGAAGGGGTGGATCTGGTCCACCTTTGCCAGACTTTCGGCAGCAGTCGTGGTATTCTTTTGGACACTTTTGTGGCAGGTAAGGCCGGTGGTACTGGCCAGGTTTTTGACTGGTCACGAGTCCCTCCGCAACTTCCGAAGCCGATTATCCTGGCCGGAGGTTTAGACCCCTCAAATATTGCCAAGGCAGTGACTAACGTGCGGCCTTGGGCAGTAGATGTTAGTGGCGGGGTAGAACTGGTTGTCGGGCAGGGTAAAGAGCAAATTATCAAGAAAGGTAAAAAAGATGCGGAACGGATCCGCAGCTTTATTGAAGGAGTAAACAGTGTCTCAAACTGA
- a CDS encoding O-succinylhomoserine sulfhydrylase — translation MPIDEQDFQQYHLDTLAIRSGRLTTDEGAHGEPIFTTSSYVFDSAAQAAARFSGAEKGNIYSRFTNPTVRSFEQRLAALEGAERCVATSSGMAAILSTVMALLQSGDEVICSRSVFGTTNVLFEKYLHKFGVKTSFVNLTDLEEWKAAITGQTRMLFMETPSNPLCEVADIAQLAELAHANNALLVVDNCFCTPVLQQPLALGADISLHSATKFLDGQGRCIGGAVCGSDKLMEEVFGFLRSAGPTMSPFNAWVFLKGLETLSLRMQAHSANALRLADWLEQHPGVEKVYYAGLPSHPQHLLARTQQQAFGGVLSFRVKGGRAEAWKVIDSTRFLSITGNLGDTKTTITHPATTTHGRLSDDAKSKAGITENLIRVAVGLEHISDIKADLDLGLSGLANNRPD, via the coding sequence ATGCCGATAGATGAACAGGATTTTCAACAATATCATTTAGACACCCTGGCCATTCGCAGCGGTCGCCTGACCACGGATGAGGGTGCTCACGGTGAACCGATATTTACCACTTCCAGCTACGTTTTTGACAGTGCTGCTCAGGCTGCAGCCCGATTCTCCGGTGCAGAAAAAGGCAATATTTATTCTCGTTTTACCAATCCAACGGTACGCTCTTTCGAGCAGCGGCTTGCTGCATTAGAGGGGGCAGAGCGCTGCGTTGCAACGTCCTCCGGGATGGCCGCCATTCTTAGCACTGTAATGGCATTACTGCAAAGTGGCGATGAGGTTATCTGCTCGCGCAGTGTCTTCGGCACCACCAATGTTTTATTTGAAAAGTATCTGCACAAATTCGGTGTTAAAACATCTTTTGTCAATCTGACAGACTTAGAGGAATGGAAGGCAGCCATTACCGGTCAGACCAGAATGCTGTTCATGGAAACCCCCTCTAATCCATTGTGTGAAGTCGCAGATATCGCGCAGCTGGCGGAGCTGGCCCACGCTAACAACGCCTTATTGGTCGTGGATAACTGTTTTTGTACTCCGGTTTTGCAGCAGCCTCTCGCGCTGGGAGCGGATATATCGCTGCATTCAGCAACGAAATTTCTTGATGGGCAGGGCCGGTGTATCGGTGGTGCTGTCTGCGGTAGTGACAAGTTGATGGAAGAAGTATTCGGTTTCTTGCGCAGCGCAGGACCGACCATGAGCCCCTTTAATGCCTGGGTTTTTTTGAAAGGGCTGGAAACCCTGAGTCTGCGAATGCAGGCCCATTCGGCTAATGCACTGCGTCTCGCTGACTGGCTGGAGCAACATCCCGGGGTGGAAAAAGTATATTATGCCGGGCTGCCCAGTCATCCTCAGCACTTACTGGCGCGTACGCAGCAACAGGCGTTTGGCGGTGTACTTTCGTTCAGGGTGAAAGGGGGCAGGGCGGAAGCGTGGAAAGTAATAGACAGCACCCGCTTTTTATCGATCACCGGCAATCTGGGTGACACCAAAACGACGATTACTCATCCTGCTACCACTACTCACGGCAGGTTGTCTGACGATGCGAAAAGCAAAGCGGGCATTACCGAAAACCTGATCCGGGTCGCCGTCGGGCTCGAGCACATCAGTGACATCAAAGCCGATCTGGACCTCGGGTTATCAGGACTAGCGAACAACCGCCCGGATTAG
- the folC gene encoding bifunctional tetrahydrofolate synthase/dihydrofolate synthase has translation MTLADWLSRLEKLHFKTIDMGLERVKQAAQRLGVIAPGAFVFTVAGTNGKGSTSTLIHNVLLEAGYHVGLYTSPHLIQFNERICIDGQICSDQELISAFEAIEATRGEISLTYFEFTTLAAAWIFQRKKLDAWVLEVGLGGRLDAVNIWDPDIAVVTSIDLDHQQWLGENREAIGIEKVGIGRPGKPLVMGDPNPPLSVVEHANSQAMELYLRNREFSVLTDQTEWRADVSAGQSRTVQQIEHLPYPQIYLDNALSALQALVLSPFTITQPQLRKALMDTRLTGRQQIVHEAPAVMLDVGHNPHAARALTKSLLSSEYKRVHCIVGMLNDKAVTETLLELLACVDTWYPVNAASSRGAPASEISDLLTQAGATIGRCSTHPGRCCEQLMTRLSKNDLIVVFGSFYTVSEVIQYCNFAKE, from the coding sequence ATGACTCTGGCTGATTGGCTGAGCCGGCTTGAAAAGCTTCACTTCAAGACCATTGACATGGGGTTGGAGCGGGTTAAACAGGCGGCTCAGCGGTTAGGTGTAATTGCACCCGGTGCCTTTGTTTTTACGGTGGCTGGTACAAATGGAAAGGGCTCTACTTCCACGCTCATCCACAATGTGCTGCTGGAAGCCGGATACCATGTCGGATTATATACCTCTCCCCACTTGATTCAGTTTAATGAACGAATTTGTATTGATGGCCAGATTTGTTCTGATCAGGAATTGATATCAGCATTCGAAGCAATCGAAGCGACGCGTGGAGAGATCAGTCTCACCTATTTTGAATTCACTACACTGGCAGCTGCCTGGATATTCCAGCGCAAAAAACTGGATGCCTGGGTTTTGGAAGTGGGGCTGGGCGGGCGACTGGACGCGGTTAATATATGGGATCCGGATATTGCGGTGGTCACCAGCATCGATCTTGACCATCAGCAATGGCTTGGAGAGAACAGGGAAGCCATCGGTATTGAAAAGGTCGGGATTGGTCGGCCTGGCAAACCGCTGGTGATGGGCGATCCTAATCCACCGCTCTCGGTGGTTGAGCATGCGAACAGTCAGGCAATGGAGCTGTATCTACGAAATCGGGAGTTTAGCGTTCTAACCGATCAGACGGAGTGGCGGGCTGACGTTTCAGCGGGTCAATCACGTACAGTCCAGCAAATAGAACATCTGCCGTATCCTCAAATATACCTGGACAACGCCCTGAGCGCGTTACAGGCATTAGTGCTCAGTCCTTTTACGATTACCCAGCCGCAGTTGAGAAAAGCGTTAATGGACACCCGCCTGACTGGTCGACAGCAGATTGTGCATGAAGCGCCGGCCGTAATGCTGGATGTGGGTCATAATCCTCATGCCGCCCGGGCGTTAACAAAATCTCTTTTGTCGTCAGAATATAAACGGGTTCATTGCATCGTCGGCATGTTGAACGATAAGGCTGTGACCGAAACGTTGCTCGAGCTGCTTGCCTGTGTAGACACCTGGTATCCGGTAAATGCCGCCTCGTCCAGAGGCGCACCAGCCAGTGAAATTAGTGATCTATTAACCCAAGCCGGAGCAACCATTGGCCGTTGTTCAACCCATCCAGGCCGCTGCTGTGAGCAATTAATGACCCGCCTGTCAAAGAATGACCTGATTGTTGTGTTCGGATCCTTCTATACTGTGTCAGAAGTTATACAATACTGTAACTTCGCTAAAGAATAA
- a CDS encoding CvpA family protein, translating into MSIADYLIIGCILISMALSLHRGFTVEALSLATWVAAFIVARLFSVPLAVVFSQWIELPSARQPIAFILLFVATLIVGALIKHLVKHLVQATGLSGTDRVLGSVFGLLRGSLLVVIALAVLSRMTQMPLDPWWKQSILIPHFLMVEEWTAEMGQLLWHNLMGISAK; encoded by the coding sequence ATGAGCATCGCCGATTACCTGATTATTGGCTGTATACTGATTTCCATGGCTTTGAGCCTGCATCGTGGTTTTACGGTAGAGGCCTTGTCTCTGGCAACCTGGGTCGCTGCTTTTATCGTGGCTCGTTTGTTCAGCGTGCCGCTGGCTGTGGTATTCAGCCAATGGATCGAGTTACCGTCAGCACGGCAACCAATTGCGTTTATATTGTTGTTCGTTGCCACCTTGATAGTCGGCGCTCTGATCAAGCATTTGGTGAAGCACCTGGTTCAAGCTACCGGACTTTCTGGCACCGATAGGGTGTTGGGAAGTGTTTTCGGCCTGCTAAGGGGCAGTTTATTGGTGGTGATTGCTTTGGCCGTATTGAGCAGAATGACCCAGATGCCTTTGGATCCCTGGTGGAAGCAATCCATTTTAATACCCCATTTTTTAATGGTAGAAGAGTGGACCGCCGAAATGGGCCAACTGCTTTGGCATAACCTGATGGGCATCAGTGCGAAGTAG
- a CDS encoding SPOR domain-containing protein — protein sequence MDQSLKQRLVGAVVLIALAVILLPLIFDGQKQQINVNAYDIPDKPAFSIQSVDFQPAEEDAAAARRSIQSQIDQKQDAEPIPATMADNATVEEHIEAEKKVDIQVQAQSTEENIKLADAWVIQVGAFSSAANANALRDKLNKAGFKAYTHAVSNLYKVYVGPEIRKYRLEQQKNRLEQEFKVKTLILKYIP from the coding sequence TTGGATCAAAGTCTAAAACAACGGTTGGTCGGTGCTGTGGTGCTGATCGCTCTCGCTGTCATATTGTTACCTTTGATATTCGACGGGCAAAAACAACAAATTAACGTCAATGCCTACGATATTCCGGATAAACCGGCGTTTTCGATTCAGTCCGTCGATTTTCAGCCGGCTGAGGAGGATGCTGCGGCAGCGCGTAGGTCTATTCAAAGCCAGATTGACCAAAAACAGGATGCTGAACCCATTCCGGCCACAATGGCGGATAACGCAACTGTGGAGGAGCATATCGAAGCGGAAAAAAAAGTGGATATACAGGTTCAGGCGCAATCCACGGAAGAAAATATCAAATTAGCGGATGCGTGGGTGATTCAGGTGGGGGCGTTTTCCAGCGCAGCGAACGCCAATGCCCTGCGGGACAAACTTAATAAGGCGGGCTTTAAAGCCTATACGCATGCGGTCTCCAACCTGTATAAAGTCTACGTCGGGCCGGAAATACGAAAGTATCGCCTGGAACAACAAAAAAACCGATTAGAGCAGGAATTTAAAGTTAAAACACTGATTCTGAAGTACATTCCGTAA
- the purF gene encoding amidophosphoribosyltransferase, with product MCGIVGIVGRSNVNQTLYDALTVLQHRGQDAAGIVTCDEDKLYLRKDNGMVRDVFRSRHMRRLIGNMGIGHVRYPTAGSSSSAEAQPFYVNSPYGITLAHNGNLTNAAEIGEDLYKTDLRHINTNSDSEVLLNIFAHELQRMGKLMPNEEDIFSAVSAVHQRCRGAYAVVAMITGYGIVGFRDPRGIRPVCFGERVTEAGSEYMIASESVALQAMGFTLVRDIAPGEAIYINMDGQLFTRQCAENPIYRPCIFEHVYLARPDSIMDGISVYKSRLRMGEKLADKIKRVWPDHDIDVVIPIPDTSRTSALQLAYNLGVKFREGFIKNRYIGRTFIMPGQNERRKSVRQKLNAIGLEFQGKNVLLVDDSIVRGTTCNQIIEMARDAGAKNVYFASAAPPVCYPNVYGIDMPSASELIAHGRTVEEIQTLIGADWLVYQDLEDLVSASQEGNPDITEFDCSVFSGEYVTGDIDSDYLMRLDQKRNDSAKKKKGRSVVNADDESIDLHNAD from the coding sequence ATGTGCGGAATAGTCGGCATAGTAGGCCGTTCTAATGTTAATCAGACTCTGTATGACGCACTCACCGTACTTCAACACAGAGGGCAGGACGCTGCGGGCATCGTCACCTGTGACGAAGACAAACTTTACCTGAGAAAAGACAACGGCATGGTGCGTGACGTGTTCCGTTCCCGCCATATGCGGCGGCTCATTGGCAATATGGGAATAGGGCATGTGCGCTATCCCACAGCAGGCTCTTCGAGCTCGGCGGAAGCGCAACCGTTCTACGTCAACTCCCCCTATGGTATTACCCTGGCCCATAACGGCAATCTAACCAATGCTGCAGAAATTGGCGAAGATCTTTACAAGACTGATTTGCGTCATATTAATACCAATTCCGATTCCGAAGTACTGCTCAATATTTTTGCTCATGAATTGCAGCGAATGGGTAAACTGATGCCCAATGAAGAAGATATTTTTTCAGCGGTATCCGCGGTACATCAGCGTTGTCGTGGCGCTTATGCGGTGGTTGCGATGATCACCGGATACGGCATTGTGGGTTTTAGAGACCCGCGTGGCATTCGTCCGGTTTGTTTTGGCGAGCGTGTTACTGAAGCCGGCAGCGAATATATGATTGCGTCAGAGAGCGTTGCATTGCAAGCAATGGGGTTCACGCTGGTCCGTGATATTGCGCCGGGTGAAGCCATTTATATCAATATGGATGGCCAGCTCTTTACACGCCAATGCGCAGAGAACCCGATCTATCGGCCATGTATTTTCGAGCACGTTTACCTGGCGCGCCCTGATTCCATTATGGATGGTATTTCAGTTTATAAATCCCGTCTGCGCATGGGGGAAAAGCTGGCTGATAAAATCAAGCGGGTTTGGCCGGACCATGATATAGACGTAGTGATTCCGATACCCGATACCAGCAGGACTTCTGCTCTGCAATTGGCTTACAACCTGGGCGTGAAATTCAGGGAAGGGTTTATAAAAAACCGCTACATCGGTCGTACGTTCATTATGCCGGGTCAAAATGAACGTCGGAAATCCGTGCGGCAGAAACTCAATGCCATTGGTCTGGAATTTCAGGGCAAAAATGTGTTATTGGTTGATGACTCGATCGTACGCGGGACGACATGCAATCAGATTATTGAGATGGCGCGGGATGCCGGTGCGAAGAATGTGTATTTTGCTTCCGCTGCGCCACCGGTCTGCTATCCCAATGTGTATGGAATTGATATGCCTTCTGCCAGCGAACTGATCGCCCACGGCCGCACCGTTGAAGAAATCCAGACTTTGATCGGTGCTGACTGGTTGGTATATCAGGATCTGGAAGACCTGGTTTCTGCATCACAGGAAGGTAACCCGGATATCACCGAATTTGATTGTTCTGTTTTTAGCGGTGAATATGTGACAGGCGATATTGATAGTGATTACCTGATGCGCTTGGATCAGAAGCGAAATGACTCGGCTAAAAAGAAAAAAGGACGCAGTGTGGTAAATGCGGACGATGAAAGTATCGATTTGCATAACGCTGACTAA
- a CDS encoding DUF58 domain-containing protein, producing MSTFSLYRKLNNNPVTRYVRGRWIAWLKRRLPPQRQVVLDQRRIFIFPTWMGLAYIATALLLFLAGVNYDNNLLLNFSFFMGSLFVVTILQTFANLSALTVTAGNTEPAFAGSEAQFNIRFSKSKQKEHHSIQCLWEGYECAPQNLLTDTACSVEMLLATKVRGRYQPGRMRIQSVYPLGLCRAWTWVDLNMSCIVYPKPVACEVSAQSAARHADGAAGSSDGNEDFDGLRAYRHSDSLKIVDWKSFARRGTMLSKEFHGYQSQSIWVDWDQMSAVNVELKLSRMCFLVMEYGKTNLEYGLILPGTHIAPDRGKAHQAACLEALARY from the coding sequence ATGTCGACGTTCTCGCTATACCGTAAGCTTAACAATAATCCGGTGACCCGTTATGTCCGGGGGCGTTGGATTGCCTGGCTGAAGCGCAGACTTCCGCCACAAAGACAGGTGGTGCTGGACCAACGACGGATATTTATTTTTCCTACCTGGATGGGGTTGGCTTATATCGCGACAGCCTTATTACTTTTTCTTGCCGGGGTGAACTACGACAATAACCTGCTGCTTAATTTTAGTTTTTTTATGGGCAGTTTGTTTGTTGTGACGATTTTACAAACCTTTGCAAATCTATCGGCGCTGACGGTAACCGCCGGTAATACGGAGCCTGCTTTTGCCGGTAGTGAGGCTCAATTTAATATCCGCTTTTCCAAGTCAAAACAGAAAGAACATCACTCTATTCAGTGCTTGTGGGAAGGGTACGAATGTGCCCCGCAGAATCTGTTAACCGACACGGCTTGTTCAGTGGAGATGCTGTTAGCGACCAAAGTGCGTGGCCGATATCAACCGGGAAGAATGCGCATTCAATCCGTATACCCGTTGGGTTTATGCCGCGCCTGGACCTGGGTTGACCTGAATATGAGTTGCATTGTCTATCCCAAACCGGTGGCTTGCGAAGTGTCTGCGCAATCGGCGGCGCGACATGCAGATGGTGCAGCAGGCTCGTCTGACGGGAATGAAGACTTTGACGGCTTACGGGCTTACCGTCACTCGGACTCACTGAAAATCGTTGATTGGAAATCATTTGCCCGCCGCGGAACTATGCTTAGCAAAGAGTTTCACGGTTATCAGTCCCAATCCATCTGGGTGGACTGGGATCAGATGTCAGCTGTGAATGTTGAGCTAAAATTGTCTCGTATGTGTTTTTTAGTTATGGAGTATGGAAAAACCAATCTGGAATACGGATTAATATTACCCGGGACACATATTGCACCCGATCGTGGCAAAGCTCATCAAGCTGCCTGTCTTGAAGCATTGGCGAGGTATTAA